In Chryseobacterium oryzae, the genomic stretch TGTTCACAAATCTTTTCTTTACATTTCCGTAATAATGATCTCATTTATACACATACAAGAAATATAACGCAATAAGAATGCATCCAATCTATACTTAGAAAAGGAATCGAATATAAAATTTAGAAAATCTCAGACAATAAAAATTATTTCAAGCTATTTTTTAAGCCGATTTTCATAACCTTTAGGTTAAGAACAACCACAATTCTTATTACAACTTGATCGTTTGGAAGTGAATTTTTTACTCGAAAAATTTTTACGGAGAATTCTGTAAAAAGAATAGCATGCGAAAATTACTATCAACGCAACTATTATATATTGAAAAACCATCGAATTATTCATTTTACTTTAACGTTTGATATACAATCATCGACACAAAATATGCCAAACCGGTCATCATAACCAACTGCAAAGCTGTCCATTTAAAACTTTTAGTTTCTTTGTACACTACAGCAATCGTAGATACGCACTGCATAGCAAATGCGTAAAATAAGAGAATAGAAATTCCTGTTGCAAAACTGAAAACTTTTTCTCCATTCGGTTTTACATCATGCCGCATTTTATCGATCACTTTTCCTTCAGGAACATCATCATCCAGACTGTATAAAGTAGACATAGTTCCTACAAAAACTTCCCGTGCTACAAAACTCGTAAGAATTCCTACTCCCATCTTCCAGTCGTATCCCAACGGTGCAATAGCGGGTTCTATAACCTTTCCCATTCTGGCAAGATAAGAATGATCTAATGAGACATCGGCTGAAACCCATTCTCCGGGTTTTTGTTTAGGTCCGAAATAGCTTAAAACCCAAACGATGATACTTACTACAAAAATAATCTTTCCTGCTCCGGTAATAAATTCCCAAACTTTCCCTAAAACCAATTTTAAATCGTTTCCGAACAAAGGTTTTTTATAAGTAGGAAGATCCATTACCAAATACGTTTTCTTTTCTTCTTTAATAAAATGCTTCAAAATAAACGCAGATAAAAGGGCAACAAAAAACCCTAACAAATACATTCCTAAAAGCACCAAAGCTTTATAATGAATCCCGAAAATCGTTTTATCTGAAATAATGAGTCCTATAATTATACTGTAAACAGGTAATCTTGCAGAACAAGTCATAAAAGGGGTTACCAAAATGGTAAGCAATCTTTCTTTAAGATTCTCTATATTTCTTGTCGAAATAACTGCAGGAATTGCACAAGCCGTTCCCGAAACGAGCGGAACAATACTTTTTCCGTTCAGACCGAAAGGGCGGAGAATTCTGTCCATTAAAAATATAACTCTCGACATATATCCGGAATCTTCCAGCAAATAAAGGAAGTACAATAAAATACCAATCTGCGGAGCAAAAACAATAATACCTCCTAATCCGGGAATAATCCCTTTGGAAACCAATGAATTGATTGGTCCTACCGGAAGATGTTCTGCCGATGTATCCGAAAGCCATCCAAAAAACTCATCAATTAAGTTCATAGGATATTCTGCGATAAAAAATACGCTCTGAAAAATAACCAAAAGCACCAGCAGAAAAAATAAATATCCAAAAACAGGATGTACAAGAAGTTTATCTAATTTATCTGTAAGAAGCTGCTTAAATTCAGGTTTTTTGGATATTACTTCATTCAAAACATCATCAATTTT encodes the following:
- the feoB gene encoding ferrous iron transport protein B; translation: MQENSHKKILLVGNPNVGKSTLFNALSNKKQKTGNYTGVTVSSHSGKYTFNNEEVEIIDLPGSYSIYPTSEDEAILSKFLLENKQDYSGIIYILEALSVKRGLLLFQQIQDLGVPTILILNQIDQAERRGIHIDVDQLSSKLNVKVIKTNAKEHLGIDIIKEAIFNDDFIAAENQSFKIPSEHHEKLSGNQYKDWLDVTFNKNRKDKSLNPKRLQVQETVRRYQKIDDVLNEVISKKPEFKQLLTDKLDKLLVHPVFGYLFFLLVLLVIFQSVFFIAEYPMNLIDEFFGWLSDTSAEHLPVGPINSLVSKGIIPGLGGIIVFAPQIGILLYFLYLLEDSGYMSRVIFLMDRILRPFGLNGKSIVPLVSGTACAIPAVISTRNIENLKERLLTILVTPFMTCSARLPVYSIIIGLIISDKTIFGIHYKALVLLGMYLLGFFVALLSAFILKHFIKEEKKTYLVMDLPTYKKPLFGNDLKLVLGKVWEFITGAGKIIFVVSIIVWVLSYFGPKQKPGEWVSADVSLDHSYLARMGKVIEPAIAPLGYDWKMGVGILTSFVAREVFVGTMSTLYSLDDDVPEGKVIDKMRHDVKPNGEKVFSFATGISILLFYAFAMQCVSTIAVVYKETKSFKWTALQLVMMTGLAYFVSMIVYQTLK